One stretch of Juglans microcarpa x Juglans regia isolate MS1-56 chromosome 3D, Jm3101_v1.0, whole genome shotgun sequence DNA includes these proteins:
- the LOC121255945 gene encoding COBW domain-containing protein 1 — protein sequence MEYGEDEEAPLAVRIDEIVEPYPLEQSNSRRLENNDASVGVTVITGYLGAGKSTLVNHILNTQHGKRIAVILNEFGEEIGVERAMINEGDGGALVEEWVELANGCICCTVKHSLVQALEQLIQRKEKLDHILLETTGLANPAPLASVLWLDDQLESEVNLDSIITVVDAKNLRFQLNERRASSSFPEAFLQIAFADVVILNKVDLVSPEGCGGGLEELEKEIHDINSLASIIRSVRCQVDLPKILNRRAYDASYATHLEALLEESRSLSSRDIHDCGVRTLCICQPQQVDLDKVRLWLEEILWDKKSGMEVYRCKGVLSVQNSDQLHTLQAVREIYEIVPARKWKEEENQMNKIVFIGQNLNEDVLTDSFSTCATS from the exons ATGGAGTACGGAGAAGACGAAGAGGCGCCTCTCGCCGTTCGAATTGATGAAATCGTGGAACCCTACCCTCTCGAACAATCCAATTCGAGGCGGCTGGAAAACAATGACGCTTCGGTAGGGGTAACCGTCATTACGGGCTATCTCGGAGCTGGAAAATCCACT CTGGTGAATCACATATTGAATACCCAACACGGTAAGAGGATAGCGGTGATCTTGAATGAGTTCGGTGAGGAAATTGGAGTAGAAAGAGCGATGATAAACGAAGGAGATGGCGGCGCTCTCGTTGAAGAATGGGTTGAGCTGGCTAATGGTTGTATCTGTTGTACTGTCAAGCACAGTTTAGTCCAAGCACTTGAGCAACTTATACAGAGGAAGGAGAA ACTTGATCATATTTTACTGGAGACCACAGGGTTGGCGAACCCGGCTCCACTTGCATCTGTTCTTTGGTTGGATGATCAGCTGGAATCAGAGGTCAATCTCGATTCGATTATAACC GTTGTTGATGCCAAAAACCTTCGTTTTCAGCTCAATGAGCGTCGAGCTTCATCTTCATTTCCTGAAGCATTTCTTCAAATAGCATTTGCG GATGTTGTAATTCTCAATAAGGTTGATTTGGTTTCTCCAGAGGGTTGTGGAGGTGGTTTGGAGGAACTGGAGAAGGAAATTCATGACATTAATTCCCTTGCAAGCATCATCCGTTCTGTTCGGTGTCAAGTTGACTTGCCTAAGATATTAAACCGGCGGGCCTATGATGCTTCT TATGCCACTCATTTAGAAGCACTGTTGGAAGAAAGCCGTTCTCTTTCTAGCAGGGACATTCATGATTGTGGTGTGAGAACCTTATGCATTTGTCAGCCACAACAGGTTGATCTTGATAAG GTTCGTTTGTGGCTTGAGGAGATTCTTTGGGATAAGAAATCTGGTATGGAAGTTTATCGCTGTAAAGGAGTTCTAAGTGTTCAAAATTCTGATCAACTACATACTTTACAG GCTGTGAGGGAGATATATGAGATTGTTCCAGCTCGCAAATGGAAAGAGGAGGAAAATCAGATGAACAAGATAGTTTTTATCG GTCAAAACCTGAACGAGGATGTTCTTACTGATTCCTTCAGCACTTGCGCAACTTCTTGA